A single region of the Streptomyces sp. AM 4-1-1 genome encodes:
- a CDS encoding ATP-binding SpoIIE family protein phosphatase yields MNFTRWSARLPGTQRRAAARDDRSSVPAARGEYARPDSGAPGAPTHSPAHSPAGAEALALEDLSVRDVLGRLPALVALVHGPDHRIAYVNDAYTAAFGHRPVGAPAAEAMPELAELSLLPLMDQVLRSRTPRTVKSRKVRGGGSYTVTCTPVTTPAAPGAPAPAQDGARTDGPRRGVLVYATDVTDHAEAAERLRTSERRHRETAVTLQRSLLPQELEQPDDLRIAATYQPGGTDAAVGGDWYDVITLGAGRTALVIGDVMGRGVRAAAVMGQLRTAVRAYARLDLPPHEVLQLLDGLAAEIDASQIATCVYAVHDPNEGRLVYASAGHLPILVCHEDGTVHRTEEPTGPPLGTGGWEHASATIALPPGSTAVLYTDGLVERRSEDIDEGLTALERALSGAKGSPQVVCDRLIRSLGVTAEHDDDVAVLVVHHPARTGTNAELFHNASLELLGGIEAAPRARAFASGVLTSWRFPVELCDLGVLAAGELVANSLQHGTPPMRLALRRTDRRLIIEVTDGDDHLPHRRRAEPADEAGRGITIVATIASAWGSRRAPDGGKAVWCEFELPR; encoded by the coding sequence GTGAACTTCACGCGTTGGAGCGCCCGCCTACCCGGAACGCAGCGCCGCGCCGCCGCCCGGGACGACCGCAGTTCCGTGCCGGCGGCCCGCGGTGAGTACGCACGACCCGACAGCGGCGCTCCCGGCGCCCCCACGCACTCCCCGGCGCACAGTCCCGCCGGGGCCGAAGCGCTCGCGCTGGAAGACCTCTCCGTACGGGACGTCCTGGGCCGGCTCCCCGCCCTGGTCGCCCTCGTCCACGGCCCCGACCACCGCATCGCGTACGTCAACGACGCCTACACCGCCGCGTTCGGTCACCGCCCGGTCGGAGCCCCCGCCGCCGAGGCCATGCCCGAGCTCGCCGAGCTGAGCCTGCTGCCCCTGATGGATCAGGTACTGCGCAGCCGCACTCCCCGTACGGTCAAGTCGCGGAAGGTACGCGGCGGCGGCTCGTACACCGTGACCTGCACCCCGGTCACCACCCCGGCCGCACCCGGCGCCCCCGCCCCGGCGCAGGACGGCGCCCGCACCGACGGCCCCCGGCGTGGCGTGCTCGTGTACGCCACCGACGTCACCGACCACGCGGAAGCCGCCGAACGGCTGCGCACCAGCGAACGCCGCCACCGCGAAACGGCCGTCACCCTCCAGCGCTCCCTCCTCCCCCAGGAGCTGGAACAGCCGGACGACCTGCGCATCGCCGCCACCTACCAGCCGGGCGGCACCGACGCGGCGGTCGGTGGCGACTGGTACGACGTCATCACCCTCGGAGCCGGGCGCACCGCGCTCGTCATCGGCGACGTGATGGGTCGCGGGGTCCGCGCCGCCGCCGTCATGGGTCAGCTGCGCACCGCCGTCCGCGCCTACGCCCGCCTCGACCTGCCGCCGCACGAAGTGCTCCAGCTCCTCGACGGCCTCGCCGCCGAGATCGACGCCAGTCAGATCGCCACCTGCGTCTACGCCGTCCACGATCCGAACGAGGGCCGCCTCGTCTACGCCTCCGCCGGACACCTCCCGATCCTGGTGTGCCACGAGGACGGCACGGTCCACCGCACGGAGGAACCGACCGGCCCGCCGCTCGGCACCGGCGGCTGGGAGCACGCCTCGGCCACGATCGCGCTGCCACCCGGTTCCACCGCGGTCCTCTACACGGACGGCCTGGTCGAGCGGCGCAGCGAGGACATCGACGAAGGACTCACCGCCCTGGAACGCGCCCTCTCCGGGGCGAAGGGTTCACCGCAGGTGGTCTGCGACCGGCTCATCCGTTCCCTGGGCGTCACGGCGGAACACGACGACGACGTGGCCGTCCTGGTCGTACACCATCCTGCCCGTACGGGTACGAACGCGGAGCTGTTCCACAACGCGTCGCTGGAGCTGCTCGGCGGCATCGAGGCGGCCCCGCGCGCCCGCGCGTTCGCCTCGGGGGTCCTGACGTCCTGGCGCTTCCCGGTCGAGCTGTGCGACCTGGGCGTCCTCGCGGCGGGCGAACTCGTCGCGAACTCGCTCCAGCACGGCACCCCGCCCATGCGCCTGGCCCTGCGCCGCACCGACCGCCGCCTGATCATCGAGGTGACGGACGGCGACGACCACCTGCCGCACCGCCGCCGCGCCGAACCGGCCGACGAGGCCGGGCGCGGCATCACCATCGTCGCGACGATCGCCTCGGCCTGGGGCAGCCGTCGCGCACCGGACGGCGGCAAGGCCGTCTGGTGCGAATTCGAGCTGCCCCGCTGA
- a CDS encoding MarR family transcriptional regulator, translating to MSDTTEQPGLHEPSLDEQIAAYQREFHDLDPQVEQVVSALGRLNRRMNVAYGRQLADLGISNAEWEVLKTLVLSGAPYRLGPGELAKRLGLTPAAMTHRIDRMAGEGLVTRDRDENNRVRVIVELTDEGRTKWLEAMRMATRFEGDLLQDLSAEERGVLGEMLIRLLRRVEHAQPDAGGRLTDLD from the coding sequence ATGTCTGACACCACCGAGCAGCCCGGGCTCCACGAGCCGAGCCTCGACGAGCAGATCGCCGCCTACCAGCGCGAATTCCACGATCTGGACCCCCAGGTGGAACAGGTCGTCTCGGCGCTGGGCCGACTCAACCGACGCATGAACGTCGCCTACGGGCGCCAGCTCGCCGATCTCGGCATCAGCAACGCCGAGTGGGAGGTACTGAAGACCCTGGTCCTGTCCGGCGCCCCGTACCGGCTCGGCCCGGGCGAGCTCGCCAAGCGCCTCGGGCTCACCCCCGCCGCGATGACCCACCGCATCGACCGCATGGCGGGCGAAGGACTGGTCACCCGCGACCGGGACGAGAACAACCGGGTCCGGGTCATCGTCGAGCTGACCGACGAGGGCCGTACGAAGTGGCTCGAAGCGATGCGCATGGCGACCCGCTTCGAGGGGGACCTGCTCCAGGACCTCTCGGCCGAGGAGCGAGGGGTGCTCGGCGAGATGCTGATCCGCCTGCTGCGCCGGGTGGAACACGCCCAGCCGGACGCGGGCGGCCGGCTCACCGACCTGGACTGA
- a CDS encoding MFS transporter, whose product MGAALRRIQLGSALSAFGLGFTVPYLYVYVAQVRDLGAGTAGVVLAVFAMAALAVLPFTGRVIDRRGPLPVLIAASVVASVGAAALGLSSGVTSAVLSAAVLGAGTAVMQPALATMLVRCSDTGTRTRAFAMQFFLQNLGLGIGGLVGGQIVDTSRPASFTLLFLIEAAMFVVLGVIATTVRMPLGSSPAAVRAGEGAAGAQGGMRALLSNRAMVQLCVLGFVVFFACYGQFESGLAAYGTEAAGIEPATLGIALAANTAVIVVAQFVVLRLVERRKRSRVIAAVGLIWAFAWIVAGYAGLGHGSQTMATAAMISTYALFGLGESMLSPTVAPLVADLAPESMVGQYNSAFALVKQLALAVGPAVGGPMGATLHAPYIVTFVLFSLAITALALRLGRRLTPVQDQPSSAAVPSLVVAVSLPENEPAIAPAAVH is encoded by the coding sequence ATGGGTGCAGCGCTGCGGCGGATTCAGCTGGGGAGCGCGCTGAGCGCGTTCGGTCTGGGGTTCACCGTCCCGTATCTGTACGTCTATGTGGCGCAGGTGCGGGATCTGGGTGCCGGTACGGCGGGAGTCGTACTGGCGGTCTTTGCCATGGCAGCGCTGGCCGTCCTGCCGTTCACGGGGCGGGTCATCGACCGGCGCGGACCGCTGCCCGTGCTCATCGCGGCCTCGGTCGTGGCCTCCGTGGGAGCCGCCGCGCTGGGGCTCTCCTCCGGTGTGACCTCGGCGGTGCTGTCCGCGGCGGTGCTCGGCGCGGGTACCGCTGTCATGCAGCCGGCCCTGGCCACGATGCTCGTCCGGTGTTCGGACACCGGTACCCGTACGCGGGCCTTCGCCATGCAGTTCTTCCTCCAGAACCTGGGGCTAGGCATCGGCGGACTGGTGGGCGGGCAGATCGTCGACACCAGCCGGCCGGCGAGCTTCACCCTGCTGTTCCTGATCGAGGCCGCGATGTTCGTGGTGCTCGGCGTCATCGCGACGACCGTGCGGATGCCGCTCGGATCGTCCCCCGCCGCCGTCAGGGCCGGTGAAGGCGCGGCCGGCGCGCAGGGCGGGATGCGGGCTCTGCTCTCGAACCGGGCCATGGTGCAGCTGTGCGTCCTGGGGTTCGTGGTGTTCTTCGCCTGTTACGGACAGTTCGAGTCCGGACTCGCGGCGTACGGCACCGAGGCGGCCGGCATCGAACCGGCCACGCTGGGCATCGCGCTGGCCGCCAACACCGCGGTCATCGTCGTGGCGCAGTTCGTCGTGCTGCGGCTGGTGGAGCGCCGCAAGCGCAGCCGAGTGATCGCCGCGGTGGGGCTGATCTGGGCGTTCGCCTGGATCGTGGCCGGATACGCGGGTCTCGGGCACGGCAGCCAGACGATGGCGACGGCCGCGATGATCTCGACGTACGCGTTGTTCGGGCTCGGCGAGTCGATGCTGTCGCCTACGGTGGCCCCACTGGTCGCCGATCTGGCGCCGGAGTCGATGGTCGGGCAGTACAACTCGGCGTTCGCGCTGGTCAAGCAGTTGGCGCTGGCGGTCGGACCGGCCGTGGGCGGGCCGATGGGGGCGACGCTGCACGCTCCGTACATCGTGACGTTCGTGCTGTTCTCGCTGGCGATCACCGCGCTGGCGCTGAGGCTGGGGCGGCGGCTCACCCCCGTACAGGACCAGCCTTCGTCGGCGGCCGTGCCGTCACTCGTGGTGGCCGTGTCACTGCCGGAGAACGAGCCCGCGATCGCCCCGGCCGCCGTTCACTGA
- a CDS encoding SCO6880 family protein, translating to MTTQPHPITPRRTYLIGRARPNAIVGKNRETGEIALIIAGAFLGMMSGLIVPVLSLRIVLLMGFPLLALAIVYVPYKHRTFYKWFEINRSYKRHLRRGTTYRSAAMEAGVRADGREVEIGPPPGIGRINWLAAPFGPDEIAVLLHADRRTVTAAIEIEGPGVGLRDSEDQEALVDRFGTLLKHVANGDGFVTRLQMLARTLPADPDAHAKDVAQRGDRSAPGWLQESYDQLQSMVSTSSEQHRAYLVACMHFTRELAAEATVMARAARPKGGRKLDRDAGLAVVMARELTDICARLAEADIRVRQPLGQSRLASLVHSMYDPDHPIDHIQAMTKRNAWPAELDAVEPTYLKAKTRESSTRAPWCHSTAWVKEWPMTPVGVNFLAPLLVHTPDVIRTVAVCMDLEPTELAIERMLTEKTNDEAEASRQAKMNRTVDPRDIAAHGRLDQRGEDLASGAAGVNLVGYITVSSRSPESLARDKRTIRASAGKSYLKLEWCDREHHRAFVNTLPFATGIRR from the coding sequence GTGACGACCCAGCCCCATCCGATCACGCCCCGCCGCACGTATCTCATCGGCCGGGCCCGGCCGAACGCGATCGTCGGCAAGAACCGCGAGACCGGCGAGATCGCCCTGATCATCGCCGGGGCGTTCCTCGGCATGATGAGCGGACTCATCGTGCCGGTCCTCTCGCTGCGCATCGTGCTGCTCATGGGCTTCCCACTGCTGGCCCTGGCCATCGTGTACGTCCCGTACAAGCACCGGACCTTCTACAAGTGGTTCGAGATCAACCGCAGCTACAAACGCCACCTGCGCCGCGGCACCACCTACCGCTCGGCCGCGATGGAAGCGGGGGTACGCGCCGACGGCCGCGAGGTCGAGATCGGGCCGCCCCCCGGCATCGGCCGGATCAACTGGCTGGCGGCCCCGTTCGGCCCGGACGAGATCGCCGTGCTCCTGCACGCCGACCGCCGCACCGTCACCGCCGCCATCGAGATCGAGGGACCCGGCGTCGGCCTCCGCGACAGCGAGGACCAGGAGGCCCTGGTCGACCGGTTCGGCACCCTCCTCAAGCACGTCGCCAACGGGGACGGCTTCGTCACCCGGCTCCAGATGCTGGCCCGTACCCTCCCCGCCGACCCCGACGCGCACGCCAAGGACGTCGCCCAGCGCGGCGACCGCTCCGCCCCGGGCTGGCTCCAGGAGTCGTACGACCAGCTCCAGTCGATGGTGTCCACCTCCAGCGAGCAGCACCGCGCCTACCTCGTCGCGTGCATGCACTTCACCCGCGAACTGGCCGCCGAGGCGACCGTCATGGCCCGCGCCGCCCGCCCCAAGGGCGGTCGCAAGCTCGACCGGGACGCCGGCCTCGCCGTCGTCATGGCCCGCGAGCTGACCGACATCTGCGCCCGCCTCGCCGAGGCCGACATCCGGGTCCGCCAGCCGCTCGGCCAGAGCCGTCTCGCCTCCCTCGTGCACTCGATGTACGACCCCGACCACCCCATCGACCACATCCAGGCGATGACGAAGCGCAACGCCTGGCCCGCCGAGCTGGACGCGGTCGAGCCGACGTACCTCAAGGCCAAGACCCGCGAATCGTCGACCCGCGCCCCCTGGTGCCACTCCACGGCCTGGGTGAAGGAGTGGCCGATGACCCCCGTCGGCGTCAACTTCCTCGCCCCCCTGCTCGTGCACACCCCGGACGTGATCCGCACGGTCGCCGTCTGCATGGACCTGGAACCCACCGAGCTCGCCATCGAGCGCATGCTCACCGAGAAGACGAACGACGAGGCGGAGGCGAGCCGCCAGGCCAAGATGAACCGGACCGTCGACCCCCGCGACATCGCCGCGCACGGCCGCCTCGACCAGCGCGGCGAAGACCTCGCGAGCGGCGCCGCCGGGGTCAACCTCGTCGGGTACATCACGGTGTCCTCGCGGTCGCCCGAGTCCCTGGCCCGCGACAAGCGGACCATCCGCGCCTCGGCCGGCAAGTCGTACCTCAAGCTGGAGTGGTGCGACCGCGAGCACCACCGGGCGTTCGTGAACACCCTGCCGTTCGCCACCGGCATCCGTCGCTAA
- a CDS encoding ATP-binding protein has protein sequence MRDPLSAFSDAFTAFLFGKVETTRLPVRTSTGQAQAVYLPTAAPGLGDSGVIIGREVYSGKGYIYDPFQLYGQQLPAPHWLVLGESGNGKSALEKTYVLRQLRFRDRQVVVLDAQGEDGVGEWNLIAEQLGITPIRLDPTAALNGGIRLNPLDPSITTTGQLALLRTIIEVAMGHGLDERSGFALKVAHVYVNSTITDRQPVLMDIVEQLRHPEPESAHAMNVDLDDVRAWGLDVALVLDRLVDGDLRGMFDGPTSAGIDLDAPLIVFDLSHIDRNSIAMPILMAIVGVWLEHTWIRPDRKKRIFLVEEAWHIINSPFVAQLFQRLLKFGRRLGLSFVAVVHHLSDVVDGAAAREAAAILKMASTRTIYAQKADEARATGRVIGLPRWAVEIIPTLTPGIAVWDVNGNVQVVKHLITEAERPLVFTDRAMTENSAGDHRLPEDIQAAELEAEQRAARIEHQQRLNESSESTVA, from the coding sequence ATGCGAGATCCGCTGTCCGCGTTTTCGGATGCCTTCACCGCCTTCCTCTTCGGCAAGGTGGAGACGACCCGTCTCCCGGTGCGCACGTCGACCGGCCAGGCCCAGGCCGTCTACCTCCCGACCGCGGCCCCCGGCCTCGGCGACTCAGGCGTGATCATCGGCCGCGAGGTGTACTCCGGCAAGGGCTACATCTACGACCCGTTCCAGCTGTACGGGCAGCAGCTCCCCGCCCCGCACTGGCTGGTGCTCGGCGAGTCCGGCAACGGCAAGTCGGCTCTGGAGAAGACGTACGTGCTCCGCCAGCTCCGCTTCCGCGACCGCCAGGTCGTCGTCCTGGACGCACAGGGCGAGGACGGCGTCGGCGAGTGGAACCTCATCGCCGAACAGCTCGGCATCACCCCCATCCGGCTCGACCCGACGGCGGCGCTGAACGGCGGTATCCGGCTCAACCCGCTGGACCCCTCGATCACCACGACCGGCCAGCTCGCCCTGCTCCGTACGATCATCGAAGTGGCGATGGGGCACGGCCTGGACGAGCGCTCCGGCTTCGCGCTGAAGGTCGCCCATGTGTACGTGAACTCCACCATCACCGACCGGCAGCCCGTCCTCATGGACATCGTGGAACAGCTGCGCCACCCGGAGCCCGAGTCGGCGCACGCGATGAACGTCGACCTCGACGACGTACGGGCCTGGGGCCTGGACGTCGCCCTCGTCCTGGACCGGCTCGTCGACGGTGACCTGCGCGGCATGTTCGACGGGCCGACCTCGGCGGGCATCGACCTCGACGCCCCGCTGATCGTCTTCGACCTGTCGCACATCGACCGGAACTCCATCGCGATGCCGATCCTGATGGCGATCGTCGGCGTCTGGCTGGAGCACACCTGGATCAGGCCCGACCGGAAGAAACGCATCTTCCTGGTGGAGGAGGCCTGGCACATCATCAACTCCCCGTTCGTGGCCCAGCTCTTCCAGCGGCTGCTGAAGTTCGGCCGGCGCCTCGGTCTGTCGTTCGTGGCCGTCGTCCACCACCTCAGCGACGTGGTGGACGGGGCGGCGGCGCGGGAGGCGGCGGCGATCCTGAAGATGGCGTCGACCCGCACGATCTACGCGCAGAAGGCCGACGAGGCGAGAGCGACCGGCCGGGTGATCGGCCTGCCCCGATGGGCGGTCGAGATCATTCCGACGCTCACCCCGGGCATCGCGGTCTGGGACGTCAACGGCAATGTGCAGGTGGTCAAACACCTGATCACCGAGGCGGAACGCCCCCTGGTCTTCACCGACCGAGCGATGACCGAGAACAGCGCGGGCGACCACCGACTGCCCGAGGACATCCAGGCCGCGGAGCTGGAGGCGGAGCAGCGCGCGGCGCGGATCGAGCACCAACAACGGCTGAACGAGTCGTCCGAGTCAACGGTGGCATGA
- a CDS encoding alpha/beta hydrolase, which produces MSTGTGTSPFTWARLEGLRCAELEDAADGWGRASNRAGEARHRIERQLVAGLRETQSGEAADAAVARLKRLVGNFQYIHTECGLVRTTLNSFAYELAGAQRDLRAALVESAALGFTVRPDGSVSYPAAGEQPAGGAPLPGGTVAGNGFPERFGLGEAPAFAAPNPHAAPARDIADRVVRAVRLAVAIDERYTAILRRLRAPEGLAVPDTVWTDAAGDAETVRDAAYGYLERGIPEDGSPAERKAWWEHLTREQREEYLAVYPDRIGNLDGIPALVRDSANRDNLRLLIGELAGRDDETARTRLAGLREIERQLDEGGQPPMYLLGIGNEGNGRAIVSFGDPDTARNVSAYVPGLGTSLDEEFAKSDLKRARDLAIGTQGHDHSSAAITWLGYDAPQILEDGGVLGSLAVMGDSRAEKGGAAYREFMSGLSVTNENDDPHMTAIGHSYGSRTVGAAAGHVGGIPGVDDIVLVGSPGVGVDRAEDLGVGKEHVFVGAAEHDPVTRTPSKRSVAAAAAASFAGPVASYIAGDLADRGDDDLWFGRDPASRAFGARRFHVADGPRLVGADGFSVSAHSQYFDPERDSVSADSIALIAAGRADKVRMEEPR; this is translated from the coding sequence ATGAGTACGGGTACGGGTACGTCGCCGTTCACGTGGGCGCGGTTGGAGGGCCTTCGGTGCGCCGAGTTGGAGGACGCGGCCGATGGTTGGGGCAGGGCGAGCAACCGGGCCGGCGAGGCGCGGCACCGGATCGAGCGGCAACTGGTGGCGGGGCTGCGCGAGACGCAGTCGGGGGAGGCGGCGGACGCGGCGGTCGCCAGGCTGAAGCGGCTGGTCGGGAACTTCCAGTACATCCACACGGAGTGCGGCCTGGTCCGCACGACCCTGAACAGCTTCGCGTACGAGTTGGCGGGCGCGCAGCGGGACTTGCGGGCCGCGCTGGTGGAGTCGGCGGCGCTCGGGTTCACGGTGCGCCCGGACGGATCGGTGAGCTATCCGGCCGCGGGCGAGCAGCCGGCCGGCGGCGCGCCGCTGCCGGGTGGGACGGTCGCCGGGAACGGGTTTCCGGAGCGGTTCGGGCTCGGCGAGGCGCCCGCGTTTGCCGCCCCGAACCCTCATGCGGCCCCGGCGCGGGACATCGCGGACCGGGTGGTCCGGGCCGTGCGGCTGGCGGTGGCGATCGACGAGCGGTACACCGCGATCCTCCGGAGACTGCGGGCGCCGGAGGGCCTGGCGGTCCCGGACACGGTGTGGACGGACGCGGCGGGTGACGCGGAGACGGTACGGGACGCGGCGTACGGCTACCTGGAACGCGGTATCCCGGAGGACGGCAGCCCCGCGGAGCGCAAGGCGTGGTGGGAGCACCTGACACGGGAACAGCGCGAGGAGTACCTGGCGGTCTACCCGGACCGGATCGGGAATCTGGACGGAATCCCGGCCCTGGTGAGGGACAGCGCCAACCGGGACAACCTCCGGTTGCTGATCGGCGAGTTGGCGGGCCGCGACGACGAGACGGCGCGAACGCGGTTGGCGGGTCTGCGGGAGATCGAACGACAGTTGGACGAGGGTGGTCAGCCGCCGATGTATCTGCTCGGCATCGGGAACGAGGGCAACGGCCGGGCGATCGTCTCGTTCGGCGATCCGGATACGGCGAGGAATGTCTCGGCGTACGTGCCGGGGCTCGGGACGTCGCTGGACGAGGAGTTCGCGAAGAGTGATCTGAAGCGTGCTCGGGATCTGGCGATCGGTACTCAGGGGCACGATCACTCCAGTGCGGCGATCACCTGGCTTGGTTATGACGCGCCTCAGATCCTCGAAGACGGTGGCGTACTGGGAAGTCTCGCTGTCATGGGTGATAGCAGGGCGGAGAAAGGCGGAGCCGCCTATCGAGAATTCATGAGCGGCCTGTCCGTCACGAACGAAAACGACGACCCTCATATGACCGCCATTGGTCATTCGTACGGCTCTCGTACCGTGGGTGCTGCTGCGGGGCACGTCGGTGGAATCCCCGGGGTCGACGACATCGTCCTGGTGGGCAGTCCTGGAGTCGGTGTCGACCGCGCCGAGGATCTCGGGGTCGGGAAGGAGCACGTGTTCGTCGGAGCGGCTGAGCACGATCCGGTCACCAGGACCCCCTCCAAACGATCGGTGGCGGCTGCCGCCGCGGCATCGTTCGCCGGACCGGTGGCCTCCTACATCGCCGGTGATCTCGCCGACCGAGGCGATGACGACCTGTGGTTCGGCAGAGATCCGGCGAGCCGGGCATTCGGCGCGAGGCGTTTCCACGTGGCTGACGGACCACGACTCGTAGGGGCGGACGGATTCAGTGTGAGCGCTCACAGCCAGTACTTCGATCCCGAGCGGGACTCGGTGTCCGCGGACAGCATCGCGCTGATCGCTGCCGGACGCGCGGACAAGGTCAGGATGGAGGAGCCGCGTTGA
- a CDS encoding DUF397 domain-containing protein — protein MAEADIPADLVWTRAAPEGAEGDGPWIEVASGPGDLVHLRETGDPDNVVTTTQVKWEAFVKGVLAGEFDHFAELDGTDPPTSGPQV, from the coding sequence ATGGCCGAGGCTGACATCCCCGCCGACCTCGTCTGGACCCGTGCCGCCCCCGAGGGCGCGGAGGGTGACGGCCCCTGGATCGAGGTGGCGTCGGGTCCGGGCGATCTTGTACATCTACGGGAGACCGGCGACCCCGACAACGTCGTGACGACCACCCAGGTGAAGTGGGAAGCGTTCGTGAAGGGCGTTCTGGCCGGTGAGTTCGACCACTTCGCCGAACTGGACGGTACGGACCCGCCCACCTCCGGTCCCCAGGTCTGA
- a CDS encoding type VI secretion protein, which yields MARQTGPATGYGEARGGIPDGLLIGLLSFLIGLTLLAWSATGLAGLLAHGSWPDGVNFTGAPSALRQLAGHPHDLPAAWPDTPPGSLSGYGLFWGLFIGELLILLVLTVFALGTLARWRGVREQRRADLRRVYERQPAEAPEEAHPQAPRPGTEPAPHTPRSPASRPPAPRPERTRPEAPEPGTTPATEYIGTAHTHPEPPGALPAAPPVLPVPPMLPSPRTPQVIYGPATTRRPSVVRAIQDADGAALVVTSDPTVWAETKDARAKLGPVLVYDPGHLCDTPDRLHWSPTAGCEERETAAARAAALLAPVRPLARIDALTAETAETLLQCWLHAAAVDGKPFRQVHRWAQGSSAAEPVRILRTHPKATAGLAGLLESALTGHPERRDMARDLTVRAFAALSSVHIREACTPNRADSLALASFVNEGGTLYVVGEPIEDPRSRPGAMPLLTALASDVVEHGRRVAARSSDGRLDPPMALVLDDVAAVAPLPRLPELLGADADHGLPTLVLLRSQEQGRSRWREPLPQSSQH from the coding sequence ATGGCACGCCAGACAGGACCCGCTACGGGGTACGGCGAGGCACGGGGCGGCATCCCGGACGGACTGCTGATCGGTCTGCTGTCCTTCCTCATCGGACTGACGCTGCTGGCCTGGTCGGCCACCGGTCTGGCGGGACTCCTCGCACACGGGTCCTGGCCGGACGGCGTCAACTTCACCGGCGCCCCCTCGGCGCTGCGCCAACTGGCGGGCCACCCGCACGACCTCCCGGCCGCGTGGCCCGACACCCCGCCCGGCTCCCTGTCCGGATACGGGCTGTTCTGGGGCCTGTTCATCGGCGAACTGCTGATCCTGCTGGTCCTGACGGTGTTCGCCCTGGGCACGCTCGCCAGATGGCGCGGGGTCCGGGAACAACGCCGCGCCGACCTACGGCGGGTGTACGAGCGTCAGCCGGCGGAGGCCCCCGAGGAAGCCCACCCGCAAGCCCCCCGCCCGGGTACGGAACCGGCGCCCCACACTCCCCGATCTCCCGCATCCCGGCCTCCCGCCCCACGGCCCGAACGCACCCGCCCCGAAGCCCCGGAGCCCGGCACCACCCCCGCCACCGAGTACATCGGAACCGCCCACACCCACCCCGAGCCCCCTGGCGCGCTCCCCGCCGCACCCCCCGTGCTCCCGGTGCCCCCGATGCTCCCCTCGCCCCGCACTCCCCAGGTGATCTACGGCCCGGCCACGACTCGCAGGCCGTCGGTCGTCCGGGCCATCCAGGACGCGGACGGCGCGGCGCTCGTCGTGACCTCCGACCCCACGGTCTGGGCGGAGACGAAGGACGCCCGCGCGAAGCTCGGCCCGGTCCTGGTCTACGACCCCGGGCACCTCTGCGACACCCCGGACCGCCTCCACTGGTCGCCGACAGCGGGCTGCGAGGAGCGCGAGACGGCCGCAGCGCGCGCCGCCGCCCTGCTCGCCCCGGTACGGCCCCTGGCCAGGATCGACGCCCTGACCGCGGAGACCGCGGAAACGCTCCTCCAGTGCTGGCTGCACGCCGCCGCCGTGGACGGCAAGCCCTTCCGCCAGGTGCACCGCTGGGCGCAGGGCAGCAGCGCGGCCGAACCGGTACGCATCCTCCGCACCCACCCGAAGGCCACCGCGGGACTCGCCGGGCTCCTGGAGTCGGCGCTCACCGGCCACCCGGAACGCCGGGACATGGCACGGGACCTGACGGTACGGGCGTTCGCCGCGCTCTCGTCCGTCCACATCCGCGAGGCGTGCACACCGAACCGGGCGGACTCCCTCGCGCTCGCATCATTCGTCAACGAGGGGGGAACGCTCTATGTGGTCGGCGAGCCCATCGAGGACCCCCGCTCCCGGCCCGGTGCGATGCCTCTGCTCACCGCACTCGCCTCAGACGTGGTCGAGCACGGCCGTCGCGTGGCCGCACGGTCATCCGACGGTCGGCTCGACCCACCAATGGCACTCGTCCTGGACGACGTCGCGGCCGTGGCCCCGCTGCCGCGCCTTCCCGAACTACTGGGCGCCGACGCGGATCACGGACTGCCCACGCTGGTCCTGCTCCGCTCCCAGGAACAGGGCCGCAGCCGCTGGCGCGAGCCCCTGCCCCAGTCGTCACAGCACTGA